A window of Desulfuromonas sp. genomic DNA:
GAATACATCCGCCGTCAGTTGTGGGCAGCGGATATAAGGCAGGTTGGAATCATCCAGGATCTTCTGTGTCGTCCGGGAAATATCACTGGTGCCGGTAACCAGGATTCCGGCCAGCTTTCGCCTGTATTCGTGGATGTGATAGAGTGACGCCAGGGTCACCAGAAGCTCGTCGCGCGAGCCGGTGACGACCAGCAGAGTCGACTCCTTGAGGATATCGATGACCCGCTGGCAGGAGGCGGCGCCGAGCTGGATATGGTGACAAATCTCTGAAGATTGCACCTTGGTGGCGCGCAATGGCGCCTTAAGGACCTTGGCGACATGATTCAACGTTGGATGTGCCAGGATCGGCGAGAAATTGAAGCCGCCAACGACCGAGATCCCTTCCCGCCCGAACGACATCCGCAGGTAGTCGAGGGTGCGCTCCCGCTTTTCGGCGAGCAGTTTGTTCGGCAGGATGCCGACCACCTTGGCTCCAGCCTCCCGAAAGAGCGCAAGATTCAGATGAACGGCGTCGATGACATTACCGATGCCGCCGCCGGCAACCATCATCACCGGAGCCCCGAGCATCTGGGCGATAACCGCGTTGTTGAGTCCGACCACGGCCCCGACGCCGCTATGCCCGGCGCCCTCGATAATGAGAAAATCGTATTTTTCATCCATTACGGCAAAGGCGTCTTTGGCCTTTTCGACCAGGCTCTCCCGGGTAATCTCACCGGCCAACACCTTGCGGGTCGTATCGGAGTGAAGCACGACCGGCGACATCAGATCGATGTCATCATCGAGCCCGTAGACCTTGGCAATCAGCGCGGCATCCATGTCGACGGCATGCCCCTTGTAATTGATCAGTTTCGGCCCGAGCGGCTTGATGAAGCCGACCCGATCATATTTCTTCCGGGCCAGGTGCATCAGGGAAAGACTGGTTGTGGTCTTGCCGCAATTCTGTCCGGTTGCTGCGACGAAGATTTTTCGGGCCATGGGTGCCTCCTCCGGGTGACAGTGATTGTTAAATAAGTTATAACATGACAATTTTTTTCCGCATATTTTTAAAAGAGGAAAATCTGCCGCGAAGTCACCAAGGACACCAAGAAGGTCAAAAAAAAATTTAACGGAGAGCCGCTGAGGTGGAGAGGAAAAACAAAATCCATATCTTAATGGTTAGATCTAAATCGTAGTTCTAAGGACGCGGTTTTATCTATGTCATCAGCTTTGCTCTGTATCTCTCCGCCTCTCCGTTAAAAACGTCTCTAAGCCTTTGCTTTTGGGAAGTCCTTGTCTTGGTGGCAATCCGGTTTTGATCCTGTCTTCGGATAAAAGATAAGTAAAAATGGAAGCACTCCTGAACGAAATCAAAACGAGATGTGCTGCGTTGGCTGATGAGCCTCGACGGCTCTTTCATGGCCGGGGGCAGACGGTTCCGGGTTTC
This region includes:
- a CDS encoding cobyrinic acid a,c-diamide synthase, translated to MARKIFVAATGQNCGKTTTSLSLMHLARKKYDRVGFIKPLGPKLINYKGHAVDMDAALIAKVYGLDDDIDLMSPVVLHSDTTRKVLAGEITRESLVEKAKDAFAVMDEKYDFLIIEGAGHSGVGAVVGLNNAVIAQMLGAPVMMVAGGGIGNVIDAVHLNLALFREAGAKVVGILPNKLLAEKRERTLDYLRMSFGREGISVVGGFNFSPILAHPTLNHVAKVLKAPLRATKVQSSEICHHIQLGAASCQRVIDILKESTLLVVTGSRDELLVTLASLYHIHEYRRKLAGILVTGTSDISRTTQKILDDSNLPYIRCPQLTADVFSVLMEDVSKITAEDRQKIQLVQSLADREIDFEAIDALLD